In the genome of Podarcis raffonei isolate rPodRaf1 chromosome 17, rPodRaf1.pri, whole genome shotgun sequence, one region contains:
- the LOC128404945 gene encoding uncharacterized protein LOC128404945 encodes MDLPLEDPAAQPQRELPQPLPPAHVCELRTAVSCFAEETVSLLSVNGLLSHSLLRTGGNVGPQPREPGGSSSTARRKREFTPDDKKDDGYWDKRKKNNEAAKRSREKRRVSDLALEGRVLALLEENARLKAELLALKFRFGLIRDPAEPHQPVIALATEIHQPPAPPQHYPVAPDTPHYACPFRPEPATSSEDSGFSTPGSSSMGSPVFFEERDRAEEGGAYDGHCLVPDAPSEGADVGRVGRYESGESVKGLPHKLRFKMAGGAEETGGEQPGPYTPSPPVGTWRAPASREEQGNVAGPVGTMAFENCCETEAPGAQLPAPPGPEYQAENSTLRSQLASLSAEVAQLKKLFAEQILIKMN; translated from the coding sequence ATGGACCTGCCCCTGGAGGACCCTGCAGCCCAGCCTCAACGGGAGCTTCCGCAGCCGCTTCCACCAGCCCACGTGTGTGAGCTGCGCACTGCGGTGTCCTGCTTTGCCGAAGAGACCGTCTCGCTGCTCTCAGTCAACGGCCTGCTAAGCCACTCCCTGCTCAGAACAGGAGGCAACGTTGGGCCTCAGCCAAGGGAGCCTGGGGGCTCCTCCAGCACGGCCCGGCGCAAGCGGGAATTCACCCCGGATGACAAGAAGGATGACGGCTACTGGGacaagaggaagaagaacaaTGAAGCGGCCAAGCGCTCTCGGGAGAAGCGGCGGGTCAGCGACCTAGCGCTGGAGGGCCGGGTGCTGGCGCTGCTGGAGGAGAACGCTCGCCTCAAGGCAGAGCTATTGGCCCTCAAGTTCCGCTTCGGCCTGATCCGGGACCCGGCTGAGCCTCACCAGCCCGTGATTGCTCTTGCCACCGAGATCCACCAGCCACCAGCCCCACCCCAGCACTACCCTGTGGCTCCTGACACACCCCACTATGCTTGCCCTTTCCGCCCAGAGCCAGCCACCAGCTCTGAGGATTCTGGTTTCTCCACGCCAGGCAGTTCCAGCATGGGCAGCCCTGTATTTTTTGAGGAGCGCGacagggcagaggaagggggtgcctaCGACGGGCACTGCCTGGTGCCCGATGCCCCAAGCGAGGGAGCTGACGTGGGTCGGGTTGGCCGCTACGAGTCCGGGGAGAGCGTCAAAGGCCTCCCCCACAAGCTGCGCTTCAAAATGGCTGGGGGGGCCGAGGAGACGGGTGGGGAGCAACCTGGACCTTACACGCCCTCTCCACCGGTAGGAACCTGGAGGGCCCCAGCTTCACGGGAGGAGCAGGGGAATGTCGCCGGCCCTGTGGGCACAATGGCCTTTGAGAATTGCTGTGAGACGGAGGCTCCCGGCGCCCAGCTGCCCGCCCCGCCGGGGCCTGAGTACCAGGCGGAAAACAGCACCTTGCGAAGCCAGCTAGCATCACTTTCAGCTGAAGTGGCTCAGCTGAAAAAGCTCTTCGCTGAACAGATCCTGATCAAAATGAACTGA